A genomic stretch from Fodinibius salinus includes:
- a CDS encoding DUF5676 family membrane protein: protein MKTLSIKKLGMAVGATGAVLYIGCIILMVSVGREGTIFFFNSLLHGLDVEPIIRMSVPPLDALFGIIQTFILGWLVGALIAAIYNIGMGEDEKVEGMPS, encoded by the coding sequence ATGAAAACGCTAAGTATTAAAAAATTAGGAATGGCCGTTGGTGCTACCGGTGCCGTTCTTTATATCGGTTGCATTATCCTGATGGTCTCAGTGGGAAGAGAAGGAACCATCTTCTTCTTTAACAGCCTATTGCATGGACTGGATGTAGAACCCATTATTCGCATGAGTGTCCCGCCATTGGACGCACTATTCGGCATTATCCAAACCTTTATTCTGGGTTGGCTGGTCGGCGCATTGATCGCGGCCATATATAATATTGGGATGGGTGAGGATGAAAAAGTGGAAGGCATGCCATCATGA
- a CDS encoding SHOCT domain-containing protein, with amino-acid sequence MFYDHHFIGMHWIWWIIVVGIILLVVFNVIPYRPNTELEENAMEILKKRFARGEIEREEFEERKKILKQNN; translated from the coding sequence ATGTTCTACGATCATCATTTTATTGGAATGCATTGGATATGGTGGATCATCGTAGTCGGTATTATCCTTTTAGTGGTTTTCAATGTCATTCCGTATCGACCCAACACAGAACTGGAAGAGAATGCCATGGAAATATTAAAGAAAAGGTTTGCCCGTGGGGAAATTGAACGGGAAGAGTTTGAGGAACGGAAAAAAATCTTAAAACAAAACAATTAA
- a CDS encoding type II glyceraldehyde-3-phosphate dehydrogenase: protein MKKVKVAVNGYGVIGKRVAEAVDLQDDMELIGIGDVAADWRIQSAESKGYSIYANTEEGRKLMTSKNIKIAGDLDDLLDSADAVVDCAPKKFGAQNAEKYKLASVKYIVQGGEKHQTTGHSFSAESNYATALGKEATRVVSCNTTSIIRTLTALKRADLLQKARGTLLRRATDPWESHKNGIMNTLVPEPEIPSHQGPDAQSVDPELDVVTAAVKVPQTLSHLHYWTVQLKRETNKEEILEAFGTSTRTAFIRMDDELSANNTVKELMLDIGRPHGDMYEVAIWEDMLKVEGDELYYAYLVDNQAIVIPETIDAIRALTGIESNPEKSIDKTNRSLGITQRFI, encoded by the coding sequence ATGAAGAAAGTAAAAGTTGCCGTCAATGGCTATGGAGTAATCGGGAAAAGAGTAGCTGAAGCTGTGGACCTACAGGATGATATGGAGCTTATTGGTATTGGAGATGTAGCTGCCGACTGGAGAATTCAATCAGCTGAATCAAAAGGATACTCCATCTATGCCAATACCGAAGAAGGGCGAAAATTGATGACCAGTAAAAACATCAAGATAGCTGGCGATCTTGATGATCTGCTTGATAGTGCCGATGCAGTTGTAGACTGTGCTCCAAAAAAGTTTGGTGCTCAAAATGCCGAAAAATATAAACTTGCGAGCGTGAAATATATCGTACAAGGTGGTGAAAAGCATCAAACTACTGGACATTCTTTCAGTGCCGAATCGAACTATGCAACCGCCTTGGGAAAGGAAGCAACCCGTGTGGTATCCTGTAATACCACCTCCATCATACGAACACTTACAGCCTTGAAACGTGCGGATTTACTACAAAAAGCTCGTGGTACTTTGCTCCGTCGAGCCACTGATCCGTGGGAAAGCCACAAAAACGGCATCATGAATACACTGGTGCCAGAGCCGGAAATTCCCAGCCATCAAGGTCCTGATGCCCAAAGCGTTGATCCCGAACTGGATGTAGTAACCGCCGCTGTAAAAGTGCCGCAAACACTTTCCCATCTGCATTACTGGACCGTTCAACTGAAGCGTGAAACAAATAAAGAAGAAATCCTCGAAGCGTTCGGTACTTCAACACGAACCGCCTTTATACGTATGGATGACGAGTTATCAGCGAATAATACGGTAAAGGAATTAATGCTGGATATTGGCCGCCCTCATGGGGATATGTATGAGGTGGCCATATGGGAAGATATGTTGAAAGTGGAGGGAGACGAGCTTTACTACGCCTACCTGGTTGATAACCAGGCCATTGTAATTCCCGAAACCATCGATGCCATTCGAGCACTGACCGGCATAGAATCCAATCCGGAAAAATCGATAGACAAAACAAATCGATCACTGGGTATTACCCAACGGTTTATTTAA
- a CDS encoding methyltransferase family protein, with the protein MERGIEHSGAWVIALFVIVIASWLLYKYMAPKTWREWAGAGLIQGFIIALYAEMYGFPLTIYLMARFLGIDSGSVDANLWSTLLGMGQTGMMISMILGYILLFIGFGIFIQGWRQLYHAKQENRLATDGLYSLVRHPQYTGLFIGLFGEGVIHWPTIFSVGLFPVIVFAYVLLARREEKKVIEEFGEEYLQYKQDVPAFLPAKGNWKQFIQRSGNTLDNTD; encoded by the coding sequence ATGGAACGAGGAATTGAACATTCAGGAGCCTGGGTTATAGCGCTTTTTGTTATCGTTATTGCTTCCTGGCTGTTATACAAGTATATGGCGCCCAAAACCTGGCGGGAGTGGGCGGGAGCCGGGTTAATTCAAGGCTTTATCATTGCATTGTATGCAGAGATGTATGGCTTTCCCCTTACTATTTATTTGATGGCACGATTCCTGGGAATTGACAGCGGGTCTGTGGATGCCAATCTCTGGTCCACATTATTAGGTATGGGGCAGACCGGCATGATGATCTCAATGATTCTGGGTTATATCCTGCTTTTTATTGGCTTCGGAATTTTTATCCAGGGCTGGCGTCAGCTTTACCATGCCAAGCAGGAAAACAGGCTGGCAACCGACGGATTATACAGCCTGGTCAGACATCCCCAATACACCGGATTATTTATCGGGCTTTTTGGAGAGGGGGTCATTCACTGGCCGACTATATTTTCCGTAGGCCTGTTCCCGGTTATCGTTTTCGCTTATGTCCTGCTTGCCCGAAGGGAAGAGAAGAAAGTAATTGAAGAGTTTGGTGAAGAGTATCTCCAGTACAAACAAGACGTGCCGGCCTTCCTTCCGGCGAAAGGCAACTGGAAACAGTTTATTCAACGGTCCGGTAATACTCTTGATAATACGGACTAA
- a CDS encoding restriction endonuclease, which yields MAPITVTKASGEKELFDENKLRRSLKSAGADQQTIDRIANAISDILYDGISTKKIYKEAFHKLRQHSNRSAGRYKLKEALLELGPTGYPFEKFVGELLKRLGYQTETGIVVEGNCVSHEIDVIAEKDNKHFMIECKFHNRKGHKCNVKVPLYIQSRFKDVERNWSSQPGHEDKQHQGWVVTNTRFTKDSLQYGNCIGLKLLSWDYPQDKGLKDLISKVNLHPITCLSTLSKKDKQRLLEQDIVFCQQLCEDEKVLNNMGLDNRKKNQVIKEAQDICNTNSNEVTK from the coding sequence ATGGCACCGATCACAGTCACCAAGGCATCCGGAGAAAAAGAACTATTTGATGAAAATAAACTTCGCCGCTCACTTAAAAGCGCAGGTGCTGACCAACAAACTATTGATCGAATTGCAAATGCAATCAGCGATATCCTGTATGATGGTATTTCCACAAAAAAGATCTACAAAGAAGCATTTCATAAGCTTCGGCAACATTCAAACCGTTCCGCCGGGCGATATAAATTAAAGGAAGCATTATTGGAACTGGGACCTACTGGTTACCCCTTTGAAAAGTTTGTTGGCGAACTACTTAAGAGGTTAGGGTACCAAACTGAAACAGGAATTGTTGTGGAGGGCAACTGTGTATCCCATGAAATAGATGTGATTGCTGAGAAGGATAACAAGCATTTCATGATAGAATGCAAATTTCACAACCGAAAAGGGCATAAATGTAATGTGAAAGTCCCTCTTTACATTCAATCGCGATTCAAGGATGTGGAAAGAAACTGGAGTAGCCAGCCCGGTCACGAAGACAAGCAACACCAAGGATGGGTGGTAACCAATACTCGATTTACCAAGGATTCCCTGCAGTATGGCAATTGTATCGGTCTTAAACTATTAAGCTGGGACTATCCACAAGATAAGGGACTTAAAGACCTTATTAGCAAAGTGAATCTCCATCCTATTACTTGTCTTTCAACCCTTAGTAAAAAAGATAAACAGCGACTGCTTGAACAAGATATCGTTTTCTGCCAGCAGCTATGTGAAGATGAAAAGGTCTTAAACAACATGGGCTTGGACAACCGCAAGAAGAACCAAGTGATTAAGGAAGCTCAGGATATCTGTAATACCAATTCAAATGAAGTAACCAAATGA
- a CDS encoding glutaredoxin family protein: MKDSADKHAERDPKLIIYCKKWCEYLQELVNLLRAKQQTFTFIDLRFDTKQAKALISELGNPLILPVLFLNGTYHEKPPISKVKSMLDRYQWRKQVDQKYYGTLPVQDHQ, translated from the coding sequence ATGAAAGATTCAGCTGATAAACACGCCGAAAGAGATCCTAAATTAATCATCTACTGCAAGAAATGGTGTGAATACCTCCAGGAATTAGTCAATTTACTTCGGGCCAAACAACAAACATTTACGTTTATCGATTTACGCTTTGATACCAAGCAAGCAAAAGCGTTGATATCTGAACTGGGAAATCCCTTGATTCTACCTGTACTCTTCTTAAATGGAACTTATCATGAAAAACCCCCAATTTCGAAAGTCAAAAGTATGTTAGATCGATATCAATGGCGAAAACAGGTTGACCAAAAGTATTATGGTACCCTACCAGTCCAAGACCATCAGTAA
- a CDS encoding glucoamylase family protein — MATINVTKSSGKQEPFDESKLRRMLVATGADSKVVKQIISSIKGKLYEGISTQRITEEVFRQLSKKSENIRFDKAPPEHELPPDFDSKRLDRLQHHAFDYFLHETNPNNGLVADNSQLGAPASIASVGFAMGAYVVGVNREWMSRTDAIQRTLAVLHFFWNSEQSTAPDATGYKGFFYHFLDMKTGKRVGKCELSTVDTGILLAGMLAAAAFFDRDSEDEQEIRTLTDAIYHRVNWKWACNGEPTITHGWTPENGFLPYRWEGYDEAALLYILALGSPSQPLPKESYEAWTSTYEWKKIYSNEFIYGGPLFIHHYSYIWIDFRGIQDAFMQEKGIDYFENSRRATYVQQEYAIRNPLDFKGYGENFWGITASDGPGWTTKKVNGIERSFFGYVARGAPYGPDDGTVAPWAVVASLPFTPEIVLPTIQHFQDVYPQVTGKYCLRCSFNLSYPNGQNANDGWTSSYHYGINLGPVILMIENHRSDLIWKLMRDSKYIVTGLKKAGFINGWL; from the coding sequence ATGGCTACGATAAACGTCACAAAATCTTCCGGAAAGCAGGAGCCTTTTGATGAAAGCAAGCTTCGCCGTATGCTAGTTGCTACCGGTGCTGATTCCAAAGTGGTTAAGCAAATAATTAGCTCTATAAAAGGAAAACTCTATGAGGGCATTTCTACCCAGAGGATAACCGAAGAAGTGTTTCGGCAGCTCAGCAAAAAATCAGAAAATATTCGATTTGACAAGGCACCTCCAGAACACGAACTACCTCCCGACTTTGATAGTAAAAGATTGGATAGGCTACAGCACCACGCTTTCGATTATTTCTTGCATGAAACCAATCCGAATAACGGGCTGGTAGCAGACAATTCACAATTGGGGGCACCCGCCAGTATAGCATCGGTCGGTTTTGCAATGGGGGCCTATGTGGTTGGCGTAAATCGCGAATGGATGTCACGAACCGACGCAATACAGCGTACCCTTGCAGTCCTGCATTTTTTCTGGAATAGCGAGCAGAGCACAGCCCCGGACGCGACCGGCTATAAGGGGTTCTTTTACCATTTTCTTGACATGAAGACGGGTAAACGCGTGGGCAAGTGTGAACTATCAACAGTCGATACCGGTATCCTGCTGGCTGGCATGCTTGCGGCCGCTGCCTTTTTTGATCGAGATAGTGAAGACGAACAAGAAATACGTACCCTGACCGATGCCATTTACCATCGCGTAAATTGGAAATGGGCTTGCAATGGTGAGCCCACAATCACCCATGGCTGGACACCAGAGAATGGCTTCCTGCCATACCGATGGGAAGGATACGATGAAGCCGCACTTCTGTACATTCTTGCACTCGGTTCTCCGTCCCAACCACTACCGAAGGAAAGCTACGAAGCCTGGACCTCCACCTATGAATGGAAGAAGATATATAGCAATGAATTTATTTACGGAGGTCCGCTGTTCATCCACCATTATTCCTACATCTGGATCGATTTTCGTGGGATCCAGGATGCTTTTATGCAGGAAAAAGGAATCGACTATTTTGAAAACAGCCGCCGGGCTACCTATGTCCAGCAAGAATATGCCATACGAAATCCTTTGGATTTTAAAGGCTACGGAGAAAATTTCTGGGGAATAACAGCCAGTGATGGTCCTGGTTGGACCACGAAAAAAGTAAACGGTATTGAGCGATCCTTCTTTGGTTATGTGGCACGTGGTGCTCCCTACGGACCCGATGACGGCACGGTTGCCCCGTGGGCTGTAGTTGCCTCTCTACCCTTCACTCCGGAAATTGTACTACCAACAATTCAACATTTTCAAGACGTATATCCCCAGGTGACAGGAAAATATTGTCTCAGGTGCAGTTTCAACCTGAGCTATCCGAATGGGCAAAATGCCAATGATGGGTGGACCTCTTCCTACCATTATGGTATCAATCTTGGTCCTGTTATCTTGATGATAGAAAACCATCGATCAGATTTGATTTGGAAGCTCATGCGTGACTCCAAATACATTGTGACCGGTTTAAAAAAAGCAGGATTTATAAACGGATGGCTATGA
- a CDS encoding c-type cytochrome, translating into MSEEQRKELETAYDSLQSNYKMLLANYEGATDTLPSDIQSLYSQMQNMHSEMDVSHRQMMAGNMGRHMQGDNMMAEGMGRHMQGHMTGEWYSQMMGMHEQMARLHQQMGQQNMARMNRRLSEEYGKMIKMIPDLDEPTEIPFNEEGDPTLLNGESLFSQNCASCHGGNAEGVSGAFPPLLNSEWITGDKSTPIRILLHGLQGEIEVQGQTYQGIMPSFKARLSAAEIASLLTYLREKSDGDYPTVSQQDVVEVANSFSNRTTPWSASELNKN; encoded by the coding sequence ATGAGTGAAGAACAGCGGAAAGAATTAGAAACCGCTTACGATTCCTTGCAGTCTAATTACAAAATGCTCCTGGCAAACTACGAAGGTGCAACGGACACTCTGCCTTCTGACATACAATCTCTCTACAGCCAGATGCAAAATATGCACAGTGAGATGGATGTTAGCCACCGGCAAATGATGGCTGGCAACATGGGCCGTCATATGCAGGGCGATAACATGATGGCCGAAGGAATGGGTAGGCATATGCAGGGGCACATGACCGGTGAGTGGTATAGCCAGATGATGGGCATGCACGAGCAGATGGCGCGGCTGCACCAACAAATGGGACAGCAAAATATGGCCCGGATGAACCGGCGCCTCTCCGAAGAGTATGGCAAGATGATAAAGATGATTCCCGACTTAGATGAACCTACCGAAATACCGTTTAATGAAGAGGGAGATCCAACGTTACTAAATGGCGAAAGTCTGTTTTCACAAAACTGTGCTTCCTGCCACGGAGGCAATGCCGAAGGGGTATCAGGCGCTTTCCCTCCACTACTCAATTCAGAATGGATCACCGGTGACAAATCTACTCCTATTCGTATTTTGCTTCACGGCCTGCAAGGCGAAATTGAAGTGCAAGGGCAAACATATCAGGGCATTATGCCTTCGTTCAAGGCCCGGTTAAGCGCTGCAGAAATCGCCTCCCTACTCACCTATCTTCGGGAAAAAAGTGACGGCGATTATCCAACCGTTTCCCAACAAGATGTGGTAGAGGTTGCAAATTCATTCAGTAACCGGACGACTCCCTGGAGTGCGTCAGAACTAAATAAAAATTAA
- a CDS encoding patatin-like phospholipase family protein yields MGDNQPQTALVLCGGGAQGAAEIGFYQAMVEQGVKPDFIIGTSIGAINGAFIASGLDINQLKELWRGISEQKLYRFNPELLWKGGNASSLFKPTGIKHFLKRNLPVDTFEELDIPLTVVATDLQEAGSTYIDNGELLPALLASCALPVYFPPQIINGNQLVDGGITNNIPIDKAYELGADTIYCMLSDCRHQFKNTVNGLFNMIIRTAQVNQHEKLRNDIQEIAKNTDLYLLDLCITTHLTSVLDFSKTEMIIEEAYRFSKRALEQGFGCVPLPIKES; encoded by the coding sequence ATGGGAGATAATCAACCACAAACAGCCCTCGTTCTTTGCGGAGGTGGGGCCCAAGGAGCTGCTGAAATTGGTTTCTATCAAGCAATGGTGGAACAGGGAGTAAAACCGGATTTTATAATCGGTACTTCCATCGGGGCTATTAATGGAGCTTTCATTGCATCTGGGTTGGATATAAATCAATTAAAGGAACTATGGAGAGGGATTTCAGAACAAAAACTTTACCGGTTCAACCCGGAACTCTTGTGGAAAGGGGGCAATGCTTCTAGTTTGTTCAAACCCACAGGTATAAAACATTTCCTAAAAAGGAATCTACCGGTCGATACTTTTGAAGAACTCGATATCCCGCTGACGGTAGTAGCAACTGATCTTCAAGAAGCTGGTTCTACCTATATTGATAACGGAGAATTACTACCTGCCCTGCTAGCCAGTTGTGCCCTACCAGTATATTTTCCTCCGCAAATTATCAATGGTAATCAGTTGGTTGATGGAGGAATCACCAACAATATTCCTATAGACAAAGCTTACGAGCTGGGAGCAGATACCATTTATTGCATGTTGAGCGATTGCAGACACCAGTTTAAAAACACGGTAAATGGATTGTTTAATATGATCATTCGTACTGCCCAGGTCAACCAACACGAAAAACTGAGAAATGACATCCAAGAGATTGCTAAAAATACGGATTTATATCTCCTGGATCTTTGTATCACAACTCACTTAACCAGCGTGCTTGATTTCAGCAAGACGGAGATGATCATTGAGGAGGCTTACCGGTTTTCCAAACGAGCTTTGGAACAGGGCTTTGGCTGCGTTCCGCTACCAATAAAAGAGTCTTGA
- a CDS encoding MFS transporter yields MEKKEITILLFCLFLVMIGYGLTLPILPFLVEQSAKSNGFLNISPALHVGLMTGIFPLMQFLSAPFWGRWSDRIGRSPVLAAGMGGYALSLILFGWTGDLVLLYMLRVGGGLFSASVLPTVNSWVTDLSPVTNRGKVLAWTGGSASLGVIFGPVLSSFFIDVNWFAGWSWKLLAANTYTVPFIIAGGFSVLALIAVLLWLSDASSQSESNSYQQSNLGFLSITKGEILPILIYALIAQGALSMFESTFALHAQQTLGYSVLEMGFIFMTCGLGMSISQVGLTGFLIDWWGEERLLPIGYLLIGLALFLLMFVNTFILIIVVVSILAVGMALVTPSLASLTSKISEQRVGERMGLLASISSLGLAAGSFLGAGLYSLNIHLPYFLCSSVVLIIFFYMIRRHQNQEVSL; encoded by the coding sequence ATGGAGAAAAAAGAAATTACCATCCTGCTTTTCTGCTTGTTCCTGGTGATGATTGGCTACGGGTTGACCCTACCCATCCTCCCCTTTTTAGTTGAGCAATCGGCTAAATCTAACGGATTTCTGAATATTTCCCCGGCTCTTCATGTGGGATTAATGACCGGTATTTTCCCTTTAATGCAGTTTCTTTCAGCCCCCTTTTGGGGACGCTGGTCCGACCGCATCGGCCGGTCTCCAGTACTGGCCGCAGGCATGGGCGGCTATGCCCTCTCCCTTATCCTGTTTGGATGGACCGGTGACTTGGTTTTATTGTATATGCTCAGGGTAGGCGGGGGCCTTTTTTCAGCCTCCGTATTGCCCACGGTCAATTCCTGGGTTACAGACCTAAGCCCGGTAACAAACAGAGGAAAAGTACTGGCATGGACGGGTGGTTCGGCCAGCCTCGGTGTAATCTTCGGCCCGGTTTTGAGTTCCTTCTTTATTGATGTCAATTGGTTTGCCGGGTGGTCCTGGAAGTTGCTCGCTGCAAACACATATACGGTTCCCTTTATAATTGCCGGCGGGTTTTCAGTGCTGGCTCTGATAGCAGTATTATTATGGCTATCCGATGCATCATCTCAGAGTGAAAGCAACAGCTACCAACAGAGTAATCTCGGTTTTTTAAGCATTACTAAAGGTGAGATACTTCCGATTCTGATCTATGCCCTGATTGCCCAGGGAGCACTCTCGATGTTTGAAAGCACCTTTGCCCTGCATGCACAACAGACCCTCGGATACAGTGTCCTCGAAATGGGATTTATTTTTATGACCTGCGGACTGGGAATGAGTATCAGCCAGGTCGGACTGACCGGCTTTCTGATTGACTGGTGGGGAGAGGAGCGCCTGCTTCCTATAGGTTACCTGTTGATTGGGCTGGCCCTGTTTCTCTTGATGTTTGTCAATACTTTTATACTTATTATAGTAGTGGTGAGTATTCTTGCTGTGGGTATGGCACTGGTCACCCCCAGTCTGGCATCGCTGACGAGTAAAATAAGCGAGCAGAGGGTCGGTGAGCGAATGGGACTGCTGGCATCCATAAGCAGCTTGGGCCTTGCTGCCGGGTCATTTTTGGGAGCCGGTCTGTATTCACTAAATATTCATCTGCCTTATTTTTTATGCTCCAGTGTGGTACTAATTATCTTTTTTTACATGATCAGAAGACACCAAAATCAGGAAGTTAGTTTGTAA
- a CDS encoding SHOCT domain-containing protein yields MWFDTIWNTPLFWWLLLTVFGAGFIILILLWRRTKSDPVKEQMDHFCRCYARGEISREDFEELKKDLQVFKKQKIKLKRKRKPIKHV; encoded by the coding sequence ATGTGGTTTGATACGATATGGAATACCCCCCTGTTTTGGTGGCTCCTATTGACCGTTTTCGGTGCCGGATTCATCATACTGATCCTTTTATGGCGGCGCACCAAGTCCGATCCGGTAAAAGAACAGATGGATCATTTTTGCCGGTGCTATGCTCGGGGCGAAATAAGCCGGGAAGATTTTGAAGAGCTAAAAAAAGATTTACAGGTATTTAAAAAACAGAAAATCAAACTAAAGAGGAAGCGAAAACCAATAAAGCATGTGTAA
- a CDS encoding DUF2933 domain-containing protein: protein MEWIAENWFLILIIILFVGMHMFGHGGHGGHGKQGGGHGHSHGSSQDHYQPDNDKNKHQHH, encoded by the coding sequence ATGGAATGGATAGCTGAAAACTGGTTCCTCATACTGATCATCATCCTTTTTGTGGGCATGCATATGTTCGGTCACGGAGGTCATGGCGGACATGGGAAACAAGGCGGAGGACACGGACACAGCCACGGTTCGTCCCAAGATCACTACCAACCCGATAATGACAAAAACAAACATCAACATCATTAA
- a CDS encoding DUF5676 family membrane protein gives MTKTNINIINQIKGDSIMLNIKIVSWAAGTFTSVSFILCVIYGLVTPESIHMHQFLEIVLPAFEWISVGSFFLGLIESFAWGAYIGLVYVPIYNFFYKRWGSATA, from the coding sequence ATGACAAAAACAAACATCAACATCATTAACCAAATAAAAGGAGATTCTATTATGCTTAATATCAAAATCGTGAGCTGGGCGGCAGGTACCTTTACCTCGGTCAGCTTTATTCTATGCGTTATTTACGGACTAGTAACCCCCGAAAGCATTCACATGCATCAGTTCCTGGAAATTGTGCTTCCCGCCTTCGAATGGATTTCCGTGGGTAGTTTCTTCCTGGGGTTAATCGAAAGCTTTGCTTGGGGCGCTTATATCGGGCTGGTGTACGTGCCCATCTATAATTTTTTCTACAAACGGTGGGGATCTGCAACCGCCTGA
- a CDS encoding class I SAM-dependent methyltransferase, which produces MMNPDPKQTHFTKKRYNTTSIIYNLMEWPVEQLWYKKWRRKLWQNIHGPTVLEIGVGTGKNIPYYPKNVELTGIDLSPGMLKRAKKLLPKSINDSVTLREMDAQQMEFPDDTFDEVVATFVFCSVPDPILGLKEALRVTKPGGRLHLLEHMKPEASFLTSIMETLDTPIHYLSGVHIARQTVSNVEKAGWDIDKVRDLTATGIFKKIEATKPH; this is translated from the coding sequence ATGATGAATCCGGATCCTAAACAAACCCATTTCACTAAAAAGAGGTATAACACCACATCAATTATTTATAACCTGATGGAGTGGCCAGTCGAGCAATTATGGTATAAAAAGTGGCGACGAAAGCTATGGCAGAACATCCACGGACCAACAGTATTAGAAATTGGCGTGGGTACCGGCAAAAACATCCCGTATTATCCTAAAAATGTTGAACTAACAGGCATTGATCTTTCCCCCGGTATGCTGAAACGTGCCAAGAAATTGTTGCCGAAATCGATAAATGATTCGGTGACCCTCCGCGAAATGGATGCCCAGCAGATGGAATTCCCCGACGATACCTTCGACGAAGTCGTAGCCACTTTTGTATTTTGCTCGGTGCCTGATCCCATATTGGGATTAAAAGAGGCCCTGCGCGTCACTAAGCCCGGTGGCAGGTTGCATCTGCTTGAACATATGAAGCCGGAAGCATCCTTTCTGACCAGTATAATGGAAACACTGGATACTCCCATCCATTACCTGAGTGGGGTTCATATCGCACGACAAACCGTCTCGAATGTAGAAAAGGCGGGCTGGGATATCGACAAGGTTCGGGATTTAACGGCAACGGGCATCTTCAAAAAGATTGAAGCTACCAAACCACATTAG